In Halorussus limi, a genomic segment contains:
- a CDS encoding DUF7504 family protein, with protein MSGEERRGSQKSIARFRRRLADLKRNGCNILLVGTDALDAACERLLGESSAGPRYRLFVTTDARPPTAYARLKSVQSGPYGDEAAVVNWQADVRGGSAADDASHETGTLGDESLGDGSGVRDSSDESFARVPVEGDELRDLGSTVEETIERFDADSGGLSPAELRLCFDSIVPLVADHEDRDVRRFLLGLTETVERFDGMAHYHLPAEYDSETVRSVEALFDAVVEVRYGGDGIEQRWHLSEPDMTTHWLSL; from the coding sequence ATGTCTGGGGAGGAACGAAGGGGGAGCCAGAAATCGATAGCTCGATTTCGACGTCGACTGGCGGACCTCAAGCGGAACGGGTGTAACATTCTACTCGTCGGTACCGACGCGCTGGACGCGGCCTGCGAGCGACTGCTCGGCGAGTCGAGCGCCGGACCGCGCTACCGGCTGTTCGTGACGACCGACGCGAGACCGCCGACCGCCTACGCGAGGCTGAAGTCCGTCCAGTCGGGACCGTACGGCGACGAAGCCGCGGTCGTGAACTGGCAGGCCGACGTTCGCGGGGGGAGCGCGGCCGACGACGCCTCGCACGAAACCGGCACGCTCGGAGACGAATCGCTCGGGGACGGGTCCGGCGTGCGCGACTCCTCCGACGAGTCGTTCGCTCGGGTGCCCGTCGAGGGCGACGAACTCCGGGACCTCGGCAGTACCGTCGAGGAGACCATCGAGCGCTTCGACGCCGACAGCGGTGGCCTCTCGCCCGCGGAGCTACGGCTCTGCTTCGACTCTATCGTCCCGTTGGTCGCCGACCACGAGGACCGGGACGTACGCCGGTTCCTCCTCGGCCTGACCGAGACCGTCGAGCGGTTCGACGGGATGGCTCACTACCACCTCCCCGCGGAGTACGACTCCGAGACGGTCCGCTCCGTCGAGGCGCTGTTCGACGCCGTCGTGGAGGTCCGGTACGGCGGCGACGGCATCGAACAGCGGTGGCACCTCTCGGAACCGGACATGACGACCCATTGGCTGTCGCTGTAG